A genomic segment from Sciurus carolinensis chromosome 1, mSciCar1.2, whole genome shotgun sequence encodes:
- the Gdap1 gene encoding ganglioside-induced differentiation-associated protein 1 isoform X2: MPDKGSMYYPRVQHYRELLDSLPMDAYTHGCILHPELTVDSMIPAYATTRIRSQIGNTESELKKLAEENPDLQEAYIAKQKRLKSKLLDHDNVKYLKKILDELEKVLDQVETELQRRNEETPEEGHQPWLCGEAFTLADVSLAVTLHRLKFLGFARRNWGNGKRPNLETYYERVLKRKTFNKVLGHVNNILISAVLPTAFRVAKKRAPKVLGTTLVVGLLAGMGYFAFMLFRKRLGSMILALRPRPNYF, translated from the exons ATGCCTGATAAAGGAAGCATGTATTATCCGCGAGTGCAACATTACCGAGAGCTCCTTGACTCCTTGCCAATGGATGCCTATACACATGGCTGCATTTTACACCCTGAGTTGACTGTGGACTCCATGATCCCAGCTTATGCAACCACAAGGATTCGca GCCAAATTGGTAACACAGAGTCTGAATTAAAGAAACTTGCTGAAGAAAACCCTGATTTACAAGAGGCATACATTGCCAAACAGAAGCGGCTTAAG TCAAAGCTGCTTGATCATGACAATGTCAAATACTTGAAGAAAATTCTTGATGAGTTGGAGAAGGTCTTGGATCAGGTTGAAACTGAgttacaaagaagaaatgaagaaacccCAG AAGAGGGTCACCAGCCTTGGCTCTGCGGAGAAGCCTTCACCCTGGCAGATGTCTCACTTGCTGTCACATTGCATCGACTGAAGTTCCTGGGGTTTGCAAGGAGAAATTGGGGAAATGGAAAGCGACCGAACTTGGAAACCTATTATGAGCGTGTCttgaagagaaaaacatttaacAAGGTTTTAGGACATGTCAACAATATATTAATCTCTGCAGTGCTGCCAACAGCATTCCGGGTGGCCAAGAAAAGGGCCCCAAAAGTTCTTGGCACCACCCTTGTGGTTGGTTTGCTTGCAGGAATGGGATATTTTGCTTTTATGCTTTTCAGAAAGAGACTTGGCAGCATGATATTAGCACTCAGACCCAGACCAAATTACTTCTAG
- the Gdap1 gene encoding ganglioside-induced differentiation-associated protein 1 isoform X1 → MARRQDEPRAAAPLMAEGKSDAEVKLILYHWTHSFSSQKVRLVIAEKALKCEEHDVSLPLSEHNEPWFMRLNSTGEVPVLIHGENIICEATQIIDYLEQTFLDERTPRLMPDKGSMYYPRVQHYRELLDSLPMDAYTHGCILHPELTVDSMIPAYATTRIRSQIGNTESELKKLAEENPDLQEAYIAKQKRLKSKLLDHDNVKYLKKILDELEKVLDQVETELQRRNEETPEEGHQPWLCGEAFTLADVSLAVTLHRLKFLGFARRNWGNGKRPNLETYYERVLKRKTFNKVLGHVNNILISAVLPTAFRVAKKRAPKVLGTTLVVGLLAGMGYFAFMLFRKRLGSMILALRPRPNYF, encoded by the exons ATGGCTCGGAGGCAGGACGAACCGAGGGCGGCCGCGCCCTTGATGGCGGAAGGCAAGTCCGATGCGGAGGTTAAGCTCATTCTGTACCACTGGACGCATTCCTTCAGCTCTCAAAAG GTGCGCTTGGTAATTGCTGAAAAGGCTTTGAAGTGCGAGGAACATGATGTAAGTCTGCCCCTGAGTGAGCACAATGAGCCTTGGTTTATGCGTTTGAACTCAACTGGAGAAGTGCCTGTCCTTATCCACGGGGAAAACATAATTTGTGAGGCCACTCAGATCATTGATTATCTTGAACAGACTTTCCTGGATG AAAGGACACCCAGGTTAATGCCTGATAAAGGAAGCATGTATTATCCGCGAGTGCAACATTACCGAGAGCTCCTTGACTCCTTGCCAATGGATGCCTATACACATGGCTGCATTTTACACCCTGAGTTGACTGTGGACTCCATGATCCCAGCTTATGCAACCACAAGGATTCGca GCCAAATTGGTAACACAGAGTCTGAATTAAAGAAACTTGCTGAAGAAAACCCTGATTTACAAGAGGCATACATTGCCAAACAGAAGCGGCTTAAG TCAAAGCTGCTTGATCATGACAATGTCAAATACTTGAAGAAAATTCTTGATGAGTTGGAGAAGGTCTTGGATCAGGTTGAAACTGAgttacaaagaagaaatgaagaaacccCAG AAGAGGGTCACCAGCCTTGGCTCTGCGGAGAAGCCTTCACCCTGGCAGATGTCTCACTTGCTGTCACATTGCATCGACTGAAGTTCCTGGGGTTTGCAAGGAGAAATTGGGGAAATGGAAAGCGACCGAACTTGGAAACCTATTATGAGCGTGTCttgaagagaaaaacatttaacAAGGTTTTAGGACATGTCAACAATATATTAATCTCTGCAGTGCTGCCAACAGCATTCCGGGTGGCCAAGAAAAGGGCCCCAAAAGTTCTTGGCACCACCCTTGTGGTTGGTTTGCTTGCAGGAATGGGATATTTTGCTTTTATGCTTTTCAGAAAGAGACTTGGCAGCATGATATTAGCACTCAGACCCAGACCAAATTACTTCTAG